The segment AACCCTGAATCCAAATAACTTAGGCAAATTGTGTACATACCGATGGGTACGGCCATTTGTAATGTTTAGCCCACCAATCCAGCAACTTCTGTCTGGCTTCCTTAGGAAGCTTCCCTCTCTTCCTCTTCTTCATAAACTCTTGCTTCAGGCTGCCTAAATATCCGCTGTATTTACGCAACAGCTGGCCTTTAAGCTCTCGGTCTTCCGCAAGGGGATCGATGAAATGGTGGTTGTTCATATCAGCCTCTTCCTCAGATGATCCATTCAAGTTAACAGCATCTCCACAAGCTGAACACAGAATGAACCAGTCAATCTCCTAATTCTCAAACCGAATCAACTACCATGTTCACCATAAAATTCATTTCTTCTGTCTACAAACAAACCATTACAAGAATCCAATAatcaaaactattattataaaacCTGTGACGCAGTCGGTTAAGGCAAATTACACATACACAAGATCACTTCCATAGATCAATACAAGGGTTCAAACATTTTTGTACGCACATTTTCCCCAACTTAAAGTAAAAAGGATTGTGATGATTTCAAACCGAATCAACTACCATGTTCACCATAAAATTCATTTCTTCTGTCTACAAACAAACCATTACAAGAATCCAATAatcaaaactattattataaaacCTGTGACGCAGTCGGTTAAGGCAAATTACACATACACAAGATCACTTCCATAGATCAACACAAGGGTTCAAACATTTTTGTACGCACATTTTCCCCAACTTAAAGTAAAAAGGATTGTGATGATTTCAATGCCAAGATATCTAGCATTGAGTAAAAGAAGGCAACCCTTTAATGATACAGAATTAATAAAACTTTGTAATTCCAAAGTATTCTAGCTTCGTATATTTATTCCTAGTGTAAATCAATCTCATAAAAATAGAAAACTGAAATATAAAAAGGATTGTCATAAAACAAAGTAGTATCAGTATTTTATTAGCAAGCAATTCTAGATTAAACCCTACTGAAATCCACAAATGAAAAATTGAAGACTACCTAAGTACAGCATCTATAATACGTCGAAAGCATCAAAGAGCTTTGACATTCAAATATATAACCTTTTGACTTTCAGTCGTCAGTTCCACAGCTGAAGGCAAGTAAACAAGTATTTGGTGATCAAATGCTTTAAGAAGCACCACAAAAAAGGAAGCACATATAAAGAATTCTAAAACGGTCAACCTCATGCATAAATAGCTAAAAACCACTACATGAGTTGAATTACCCACCCTTACATGTTTATAAATCTTTAACACTGTGCATTACCCTCTACAAATACAAGGCGTCAAAATTAGGGCTGTGATTCATAACTCCCCGTACTCAAAACTTTGTAAAGGAACCCTAGTTTGTTCAAAACCtaaaattcttacaaattttgatCAATCTTACAGGTCTGCAATCATCTTTGATGTATATAGTTACAAGTGTCATTTCCGGAAGCCTTTGCAACTGAACTAGCCGGTCGCTATTTAGCTACAGCAGAAACATCCTTCCTCAACCGTGACCTTGAAAACCTCATAACTAGCATAGTCGTTATTTTCCAGAATAGTTGAAGGGCAAAAACAAGAAATCTTCCATATAAAAGCTAGCAAAACATTGAAATGTCATTCCCTTCAATGGTGGAACTCCGAAAAGTAGAAGAAAAACGGGTCCATTTCTAACATACCAGATGACTTCACAAGAAACCCAAGATGCAAACGAAGAGAATCAAAGCAGCAGGGAATATCTACTATTTGGTTATTGTGGACACCCTAGTTGGTAAAACAGTTCCATATACCCATTGTGAAAAGGAGTAGCACAATTTTAAAGAAGCatcaaagaagaagaaaacaaaagagaaaatggTGCCAAAAGAGGAAGGCGACACTCAACTTAGAACAAGCACCAATAAACCATACATTATTTCGTTAAGATTTGTTGATTAATTATTAGAGCTACATGTCTCCAGAAATATAGACGTGCATGGGAGATTGTTCCATATTTAATATTAGCAATAATCCTTGAAGGTTGCGAGAGAGAAAAAGTACTATCACCGGAATTTGAAGGGGAAACAGTGAGGGCTTTAAACTGGTACTCGACACTTTGGAGGAAAAGCATGGCGTCCTTAAATGTTTTAGATAGCTCCTGCTCGTATTTAGCGAGCATCTCAGAATAAGCTTCCATGAACTGGTCAAGTGCTGGATCTTCACCTATGCAGCCGGTGGTACTGGGACCCATAGTGGCCGCAGATGCACATACTTGTTCTAATCTCGCAACCACTTCAGGTGGTGCTCCTACCTGCTTGGTTTTTTTTTAAGATCGCTTtcgttagaaaaaaaaaaaaacggtaCCTTCACTActaggaaaaaaatttaaaataaacaaaactgAAGACTCATGTCTCTATCGGACAGGAAAAAATTATCTTTAAGGAAGGCAAAAGAGATGAGAAATGACAAAGGTATAAAAATCTTCCGTCTCCGCTAAAAACTGCTCAAATGAAATGACACAAGCGTTCAATACCCAGGTCCCCACAACTTCTAAGAACTTAGTATAAGGTTCATATCCCAAAAACTGGCCAAAGGAGAGAGAAGGGGAAAGCTTGTGGCCAACCGGGTAGCAGATTCATAAGTCAAACCTGTTTGGCTTAGTTTTTTACCTTTTGGCAATTGACATAGGCGGCTACGAGACGGTGGTAGTGAGGATGAGCCATGATCTTGGCCTTGACAGAAGAAGAGCTGCCATCGTTGCTCTCCATGAAATAACATCCGGTATTGTTGTTGGTGGTGTTGCTTTGATCGTCAATAATCATAGAGGAGCCGCTGCTGCTATTGTGGTTCTGGTCTTGATTGTTGGTTGGGGCTAAAGGAAGAAATAAGGAGTTGAAGTCCGaattatgatgatgatgatattgATGTTGATCatgaggatgaaaagcagtgagAGGCATCACCGTCATAGGGCATAGTCCATTGCTGTTGTGTCCAAAAGCCATCATGCAAGAAGTGCTATTGGAAACGCCTTCCATTATCTCTCACTGTCttatcttttttttctctttctttttggcTAGCTGTTGTTCACTAGGAAGCTTTGgtatataacaacataaacattcTCTCactcttattttcccttttttttcttgcTTTCCCGGTTTCTCTCTCATACGCAATCTTCTTTTTCGCCCTAAAGGTTGTATCTCAAGGACTCTCCCGCGAGATTTATGCTACAAGAACCAGGCTTTTTACAGGAAATCCTAGACAGTGATAGAAATGAGAGTAGTAGTAGGAGCTGCAGCACCAGGCAGTCCGTTAAGAAATGTGGGTTGGGTCTGGCAAAGCCTGCTCAGGTTTCCATTAGAAAAAATGGGTGTTTATCTTTGTAGTGACTAGCAGCATTAATTCCTTCTTTCGAGTTCTCTTTGGTCTTTCATCAGAAGAAAGgagcagagagagagagagagagagagaaggcaGGAGTGTTTTGAGTCGGACTGGCACTTGAGAGCAAGCGCACGCGGGGGGATACAGAGGAAGTAAATAGGGCCGTTAAAGCAGGGAAATCGTTTCAAATGGTGTGATATGTTCGAGAAGACAATTGGCCACTGGCTTGACAGCCAAAGCTTTACCTTCCCGATGAAAACTCTCCCTTCTTTTCTTGCACTGCCATTACTGGCCAGGAAGTAAAAACGAAATGAAACCAGcatttatgttaaataacttggaTCAACGATAGATTTAATCACTTGTatatagtttaaaattttattatatataattcaagtcgtttaatataattattagtgTAACAAAAAACCAAACGTGTTCGTCAACgatatttttctttttccttcgcTCTACATTAACTTTATTTTTGTTCTCCTTCTCCTTCTCTCTCACATTAGAGAAGATTTTTGACAGTGGAGTTGCTAATGGAAATAAAATGAAAGGTATGAGGAATTTTTGATAATATTTCAAAATGAAAAGGGAAAAGAATAAAGCTGTTGAACTTGGAAAAATGAAGTTAAAAGGAAATATTTGAAAGAAGTGGAGGAGATAAATGTCAAGACTCAAAGCGCCGCCCGACTTTGAAACAAAAGTAGGAAATGTTTAGGATTTCTTTCTAttacattattttactttttgttaATTTTTCAAGCTTAATTTTAGCtttcataatatttatttttagtcctgtatatgaatatttataaaagttttataataagcttatataatatatattaaacttatttataaTGTATTAGGGATATActcataatttaacatatataatttattactaattaattaaattttcaaaaactttTTAATATTACTACCAATTTAATTTCGTTACcgattaattaattgaattaaatcgATTTCATCACTTATTTCGACTTTAACATAAatttatttaacttttaaaaattatcaaaGATTCATATAATTAGATAAAGTAGTACATTTCTATTTGCAAAGTAAGCTCCAACATGAGGCAAATTGTGAGGGGGGAGCCCATTTGTACAAGTAGTTGGATACAAATAAGATTTGATGGTGTTGTTAAGGTGGATTTAGGGTATGTTGCTGCAAAGAGAGTTTTGATGGATTAAAATGGGGGGGGGGGATTCCTGATTTTAACTGACATTTAGGAAATGTTTAGTCTTTTATGTTGAATTATGGGATATTCTAAATGACTTGACACTATTGCAAGGCAGACATTGCGATAGAGTACTAGTGCAGACGGATAACATGGAGATTATTGTGGCTATCTAGGAATCTACTTCAAAAACTTCAAACTCAACATTAATCAATTAAATACATCATTTGCTAAAGAATGTGGGGAATTGGATGTTAAAACATGTCCCTAGAGAAAAAAACAAACAAGCCAACCAAATAGCGAAAATGGCATTTGACGGGGAGGAAAAATTGCAATTGTTTTCAGAGAttccttttgttttaatttaatcggTTGTAATCCTTTTGTTTGTTTTTcaccatacatatatatatatcatttttattttatagttGGTAGAGATTAATTGTTTTAAGGTTTGTGGTTGTTTATTTTAATAAGATGctctaaaatttaaattaatttcttcttttaaaaaataatatgaattTTATATACCCAATATTGATATATTAAAAGAGTTAATTTAAATGATAAGATGCAACTGTAAAAGGAAAAAAAGGGGGGTGGGGGGTGGATGCAGAAAATAAACTGTTAGAAGTAAATAGTTGTTACTAATTGTGGTGCAGCAGAGTGAAGGTGAACACAGAGACACCTAGAGATATTAAAATTTGCTTCAAATCCTTGTGAGTCTTCTCAGTCTCAGTTATCACTTAATCCACAATTATTTGGCacggtaaaaaaaaaaaggatggatTGAACCGGAAACAGGCTGGTAAAGCCAGTGTGGGACAGTCCCAACCTCATCCTCTCTCCCACACACAAATATTAAAAGTTATGTCCCTCTCACTCTTGGTCTCCTCTCCTACAGCTTCCACCGCTGTGAGTCTATGAGTGCTTGTAATGCACCGATACAGGCTTCAACAAATTGTCTCCCTGATTCGTTTTTCATAACGCTAAACCTATCTTATTCTAACGCCATAATTGTTTCGCTGGTTTCGTAACTTCTGCGATGGCTACTACTACCATCCACCGCTGCTAATTtctctatatcttttcgtttcataaTATACAAAGGTGTGGCAGTTTAGAATGTTTATGTATTAACTCAGTAAACATTATTATCAACTCGACGATATTTTACATTTATTGTATAATATATTTCTTGGTCGACAAAATGTCACAACATATGCTTAGCCCATATATGTTCTGATTCTGCAATCTGTCTTTTACGCTTCAAGAATCTTATGCCATGCTAAGCTAAGGTACATTGAAATGGATGCGTAAAGTTGAAGTGCACAAAGAACAAACAGTACCATTGAGTCTATAAATCTTAaccatttaattaataaaataataaatcttTTATACGGAGCACAACCTAAGTCTCGTGCTAATGATAGTGGGTGAGGATGTGGGAAAGCTAATTTACTGAGAAAAAAACCATCTCCCATGCACGCATGAGCCAATAAGTTGCAACAAAAACATCTATGGCTAGCAATCCGTGAATCAATTTCTCAACACCCCCCATCAAAATATAGTATAATATCcttgaaaaaatagaaaaataaaaattttaaaaataaaaatacaaatgtatcaaattttaattataatttttaaaatttaacattataatttaataaaaaattaagtaattAATTCAACTCGAAGGAAGCGGAAACATACATATTTTTATGAGGACAAAGGGAACAAAAGCATATACTGATATTTGCTTAAAAGCCAATAAATACAAATGAAAAGAGAAATGTAATGTTTATGGTTTCCCCCTTTTATTGCAACTTTAAAGTTTGAAGTCAGGAGCTAGGTTTAGGGTTAATGGGGAAAGAGCCTTGGCAGGGGTAGCTATAAAGGCTCGAAAAGAGCGAGTACACCAAAAGAATCCGTCACAACAGAAAAAAGATTGAGAGACGCCAAGTGAGAACTACTGGTGCAAAcgctttgttttcctttttcctcTGAAAAAACTTTACGTCATTTCCATCAACAGTTGCATGATAAGATGGTGAGagatgtaaaaagaaaaaaaaatttgatatGAAAGGAAGGGATGAAAAATGAATAAGGTTAAATTcgaatattatattatgtatttggATAATTTTAGGTTTAAATATTATTGGTATGATAAGAATTCGtattattttttagaatttttctttaaaacaatatTTTACAAATATCCACTTGTAAACCATCAAAAAGAAGAACAACTATTCAATCATGATTGATGGTTGTGAAAGCTTAATAGCTAGTTTATCTTTTTAGTTGTGGGTGATTAAAGCTATATATAATTGCTCCACTTATTCTTTAACTATATTTCTGCATGAATTGAGCTTCCTCTTTTCTACATCATGCATGTAATTGACAATTAATATTTCCTCCTAACTAAAATCATTAATTATGGACTAAAAGGTGCTCCCTATTGGTCTGGTGCTGCCAACTCAGCAAGTAGTTAGAATTGGAGGAAATTTTTTAGGCTCAAGGGTGTTGCAATAAATTCTTTCAGGAGCTTTTCGATTGGGATAACAGTGTCCATTCATAAGCTTTGGGAGGTCTTTCGGGTTAAAGCTGTTAAGGTCTCTTGATATAAGTTTTTTTGTTCTGTACCTAAACACTCTATAATTGTTTGGATGattattttaaacaaattttCCACTCGCGACAAATTGTTTTGTCATgatataattttttatcattgttatttgttgttttttttttatacttttgagtcTTGAAATCATATTTTCTTTTAGTGTACTTATTTTCAAGGTTTGTGGCATCAGGAGGTCTATTAATACGTGGCTTCAAGAATTTAATTAGACAATTTCTTGTTTGAAAAGCAAGTCGTTCATTGTCTGCCTGTTCAAGCAGGCATGAAACGCAATTATGTACTTTatttggtgtgaaaggaatagtAGGCTATTTAGGAATGCTTCTAATTCTATTGAAGTTTTgttaaagaaagttaaaaatgtTGTGCATCTACGTCTTAGTGGTAGATGCCCCACTAATTCAAACCCTATCAATAACCCATTATATTTGCAAATAGAGTTTGAGAAATGTTTAAGTTAGGCTTCTAGTTTTGGTTGCTGTAATCTGTTGTACTTTTTTGTTTTGTATAGGTTCTTATTGTATAGTTATAATTTAATTGTTGTGAATTGTTGGAGGTAGCATAATTTTTTTTATGCTTCTTGGATCAtacaatattaatataaaaaaaaaaactaaatcttACTTTCAATATAAAACTATTATAATTAATATATCAAATTTGTTTCAAGTACAAacattatctcattatttgattGATACCAATCTCGATTTCTTTTATTTACTGAAacacatttttttattaaaagtaataaattttaaatttcgttAATATACTCATTATATTAAATATGGTAATCgataattttatctattttattattttattaagttaaaatataataatttaatttattaaattttattttccatatttttgtatagatgtatgattgtaatggCGATCATCATCTTCCTATatcaatatataattatacattatCCAACCATGTCACATGTCAAGTACCAAAAGTCCAGTAGTGCAGTACAAACTTATAAGTTCACTGACGATTTTACCACGTTACTTATAATCTATAAATTTAAGGATAAATTATCTAGTTGGTCATCcaatttttaggttactttcattTTAGCCACTTAAAATGAAATATTTGCATTTTGGTTACTCAACTTTTAGGTTAATTTTAGTTACTCAAGCATTAAATTTTTAACGGCAGTTAACTATACACGCCACATTGTGTTTACACTTTCATTTTAGTCGCtcacaaaatattttttaaagtatTAATTGGGGTAAAAAATAGAGGATTAAAGTGAAAAggcaataaaaactaaaataacatACAAAATTTGTCAAATTTTACTTGTTTATCCATTatcaaaattctaattttttaatattgaaattttaaatttcaaaacatcaaaataaattgaataaattgtttaaaaaatTTATCCATTGGTAATGCTAATCAATTTgttacaataatattaaaattaattgatttaatctccttctaaaatttaaaatttaaaatttatgtttctaaCTCATCCTTAACTAAtcaactcaaataatttatatttaataatcgTCCACCAAACTTAAATTTCTGTTGATTATATAATCTCAAATCTTCCATGCTAAGagctaaaagaaaaaggaaaaagtatttgcaattaattaaattaattgcttGTTCTTCTTTGGTTAAAGAAGTGATTTTTGTTTAGAACAGaagataaatttaattaatttaattcattgcaaggatttttctttattttagcttAGCATAAAAGATTTAAgatcatataataataattaggtTTTGTGGACAACTATTAAAGACaatagtttttattgatgatttttaaaattatttcaaaacatcaaagtaaattgttgaaattttttattcaatAATAATGCCAATCGATTTACTACTATAACTTGAatcttaatatttaaaaaatatatttcaaaacttaaatttagaatttttgaTAATGGGATAAATAAGTataatttaacaaaatttttatgtattattttgatttttacttattgttcactttaatccttaatttcttttaccctaattaataaaaatattttttggtaactaaaataaaaaaacctaaaaattatgattaaaatgaaagtaaaaatataatataatatgtaaaattaaCTGCCATAAAAATTTAAATCTTAAATAAATCATCCTAAAATTGAACGATAAAAATAAAATGTCGTAAATAATTAGGTAATATATACAGTTACGAGGAGAGAAAAGAATCCTGGATTAAAGAAGCTTTTTATCAAAAAGTGTAATCGGTTGGTTGATGGCCATAAACATGATCATCATgatttaaaattattgttgtagGGTCATTTTGTGTATCTAGATTAAGGACCTTGACCATACCCATTTCTGGAAACTACTTATCCGTTCAACGGTTGTGCAATCATCCCATAAATTCATTGGGGGATCTGCTTACTTTTGTATCTAATTATGTTTCTATCCTTTGTTttatattatgtttttgtattatataaatataataataccTAAAATTATAACCATGAGGTGTGGTAATTGTTCACTTCATCATTTTTTTGTATCATAAATCTCTATCTATGAAAATCAAACACATTTCATTTCTAGTCATTTACCTCTTCAAAGAATTTTTAGTAGCAAGAAAATTAGTCACTGCTACCTGTAATGAACATCTTGATTTAgatcaaaaataaattataaggtctataaTCTAAATGTCGTCGGCTTGTTTTCTATAAGCACCTAGGCTGGCTAGCACATCGTTCCATTAGTGGTTCTTCATTCTGTTT is part of the Gossypium arboreum isolate Shixiya-1 chromosome 5, ASM2569848v2, whole genome shotgun sequence genome and harbors:
- the LOC108452283 gene encoding homeobox protein SBH1-like, giving the protein MEGVSNSTSCMMAFGHNSNGLCPMTVMPLTAFHPHDQHQYHHHHNSDFNSLFLPLAPTNNQDQNHNSSSGSSMIIDDQSNTTNNNTGCYFMESNDGSSSSVKAKIMAHPHYHRLVAAYVNCQKVGAPPEVVARLEQVCASAATMGPSTTGCIGEDPALDQFMEAYSEMLAKYEQELSKTFKDAMLFLQSVEYQFKALTVSPSNSACGDAVNLNGSSEEEADMNNHHFIDPLAEDRELKGQLLRKYSGYLGSLKQEFMKKRKRGKLPKEARQKLLDWWAKHYKWPYPSESQKLALAESTGLDQKQINNWFINQRKRHWKPSEDMQFVVMEATYPHYFMDNILGNPFPMDLSHALL